Proteins encoded within one genomic window of Ovis aries strain OAR_USU_Benz2616 breed Rambouillet chromosome 1, ARS-UI_Ramb_v3.0, whole genome shotgun sequence:
- the SMIM42 gene encoding small integral membrane protein 42: MSSPQLPAFLWDKHTLTTTISDPASLVKVLFFFALLMTLVTLLILVWKVTKDKGNKSREPDQRKEVTLLA, translated from the coding sequence ATGTCTTCCCCACAGCTTCCAGCCTTCTTATGGGACAAGCATACACTGACCACTACCATATCTGATCCTGCTTCCCTGGTCAAAGTCCTCTTCTTCTTTGCACTCTTGATGACTCTGGTCACTCTACTTATCCTAGTCTGGAAGGTAACTAAAGACAAAGGCAACAAGAGCAGAGAACCAGACCAAAGAAAGGAGGTGACACTGCTGGCGTGA